The following proteins come from a genomic window of Macrobrachium nipponense isolate FS-2020 chromosome 18, ASM1510439v2, whole genome shotgun sequence:
- the LOC135196826 gene encoding glycine-rich protein-like, which produces MRSLIAILSLAFVANAAPGLLGLGGLGLNGGFGGGYGGAGGILSAGNYANGFSHSKGYSHGNHILGGFKGLGGIANGHLNKHFLGKRSADPEPGLLGLGLGGLGLNSGLGGGFGGYGGLLGAGNYANGYSHSTGYSHGNHILKGFGGAGGLKHGHLKHLLLGKRSADLEPDTEQESE; this is translated from the exons ATGAGATCTTTG ATCGCTATCCTGTCCTTGGCCTTCGTGGCCAACGCAGCTCCAGGATTACTTGGACTCGGCGGCTTAGGACTCAACGGAGGATTCGGTGGGGGATATGGCGGCGCTGGGGGCATCTTGAGCGCCGGAAACTACGCCAACGGATTCAGCCATTCCAAAGGATACAGCCACGGAAACCATATTTTAGGAGGATTCAAAGGACTGGGAGGTATCGCAAACGGCCACCTGAACAAACACTTCCTCGGGAAGCGAAGCGCTGATCCGGAGCCTGGATTGCTAGGCCTAGGACTCGGTGGCTTGGGCCTGAATAGTGGGCTCGGAGGGGGATTCGGAGGCTACGGAGGTCTCCTGGGCGCTGGAAACTACGCCAATGGATACAGCCACTCCACTGGATACAGTCATGGAAACCACATCCTCAAAGGCTTCGGAGGAGCCGGTGGGCTGAAACACGGCCATCTGAAACACTTGCTCCTCGGGAAGCGAAGTGCTGATCTAGAGCCTGACACAGAGCAAGAATCCGAGTAA
- the LOC135196827 gene encoding acanthoscurrin-2-like: MKVLVIIVSLAALASAKPGILLGIFKTPPRYGAGLGGSLGGLNPLEGLGRLNPLGALGGLNPLKKLGNLGGLGPIGGLGIGGGIKNSLRLGLGRLGGGLGGGLGGPGLGGGYGGGYGGGYGGPYGGGYGGGYGGGGLGQGLGGGRYGFRGGPGYGYGG, encoded by the exons ATGAAAGTCTTGGTG ATCATCGTATCTCTGGCAGCTTTGGCTTCAGCCAAGCCTGGCATCCTACTTGGCATATTCAAAACCCCGCCGAGATATGGCGCCGGCCTTGGAGGAAGCCTTGGAGGACTGAACCCTCTTGAAGGCCTTGGAAGACTTAATCCTCTTGGAGCCCTTGGAGGACTTAATCCCCTTAAAAAACTCGGAAACCTCGGAGGACTTGGACCCATTGGAGGGCTAGGAATTGGAGGCGGAATTAAAAATAGTCTAAGGCTCGGACTTGGACGCCTAGGAGGTGGACTTGGAGGCGGGCTTGGAGGACCTGGGCTTGGAGGCGGTTATGGAGGGGGATATGGAGGCGGTTATGGGGGCCCATATGGTGGAGGATATGGAGGCGGATATGGAGGAGGTGGGCTCGGCCAAGGACTTGGAGGTGGACGTTATGGCTTTAGAGGAGGTCCCGGATATGGATATGGTGGTTAA
- the LOC135196828 gene encoding uncharacterized protein LOC135196828, with translation MKFLVIVLLVASASAAPQLGLGGLGGLGSGGLGGLGGLGSLGGGGLGGLGSLGGLGGGGLGGLGGGLGQGLGGGLGGLGGGLGQGLGGGLGGLGGGLGQGLGGGLGGLGGGLGQGLGGGLGGLGGF, from the exons ATGAAATTCTTG GTCATTGTACTGCTGGTGGCTTCGGCTTCAGCCGCTCCTCAACTGGGACTTGGTGGACTTGGAGGTCTCGGAAGTGGAGGCCTTGGAGgccttggaggacttggaagccTTGGAGGAGGAGGCCTTGGGGGACTTGGAAGCCTTGGAGGCCTTGGAGGAGGAGGCCTTGGGGGACTTGGAGGAGGACTTGGCCAAGGACTTGGAGGCGgacttggaggacttggaggagGCCTCGGTCAAGGACTTGGAGGCGgacttggaggacttggaggagGACTCGGCCAAGGACTTGGAGGCGgacttggaggacttggaggagGACTCGGCCAAGGACTTGGAGGCGGACTCGGAGGACTTGGAGGATTTTAG
- the LOC135196829 gene encoding acanthoscurrin-2-like isoform X2 has translation MKVLAIVLLVASASAAPQLGLGGLGGDLGGGGLGGLGGLGSGLGGGGLGGLGSGLGGGGLGGLGSGLGGGDLGGLGSGLGGGGLGQGLGGLGGLEGGGLDQGLGGLGGLGGGGLGQGLGGGLGGLGGGLDGGGLGFGR, from the exons ATGAAAGTCTTG GCCATTGTATTACTGGTAGCTTCGGCTTCAGCCGCCCCTCAATTAGGACTTGGAGGCCTCGGAGGAGACCTTGGAGGAGGTGGTCTTGGTGGACTTGGAGGCCTTGGAAGTGGTCTCGGAGGAGGTGGACTTGGAGGCCTTGGAAGTGGTCTAGGAGGAGGTGGACTTGGAGGCCTTGGAAGTGGTCTTGGAGGAGGTGATCTTGGTGGACTTGGGAGTGGTCTTGGAGGAGGTGGACTTGGCCAAGGACTAGGAGGTCTTGGAGGACTTGAAGGAGGTGGACTTGACCAAGGACTAGGAG GtcttggaggacttggaggagGTGGACTTGGCCAAGGACTAGGAGGAGGtcttggaggacttggaggagGCCTTGACGGAGGTGGACTTGGCTTTGGTCGTTAA
- the LOC135196829 gene encoding acanthoscurrin-2-like isoform X1 — translation MKVLAIVLLVASASAAPQLGLGGLGGDLGGGGLGGLGGLGSGLGGGGLGGLGSGLGGGGLGGLGSGLGGGDLGGLGSGLGGGGLGQGLGGLGGLEGGGLDQGLGGLGGLGGGGLGQGLGGGLGGLGGGGLGQGLGGGLGGLGGGLDGGGLGFGR, via the exons ATGAAAGTCTTG GCCATTGTATTACTGGTAGCTTCGGCTTCAGCCGCCCCTCAATTAGGACTTGGAGGCCTCGGAGGAGACCTTGGAGGAGGTGGTCTTGGTGGACTTGGAGGCCTTGGAAGTGGTCTCGGAGGAGGTGGACTTGGAGGCCTTGGAAGTGGTCTAGGAGGAGGTGGACTTGGAGGCCTTGGAAGTGGTCTTGGAGGAGGTGATCTTGGTGGACTTGGGAGTGGTCTTGGAGGAGGTGGACTTGGCCAAGGACTAGGAGGTCTTGGAGGACTTGAAGGAGGTGGACTTGACCAAGGACTAGGAGGtcttggaggacttggaggagGTGGACTTGGCCAAGGACTAGGAGGAGGtcttggaggacttggaggagGTGGACTTGGCCAAGGACTAGGAGGAGGtcttggaggacttggaggagGCCTTGACGGAGGTGGACTTGGCTTTGGTCGTTAA